Proteins encoded in a region of the Neodiprion virginianus isolate iyNeoVirg1 chromosome 2, iyNeoVirg1.1, whole genome shotgun sequence genome:
- the LOC124298249 gene encoding disintegrin and metalloproteinase domain-containing protein unc-71 isoform X10 gives MFWVYCGLFVLVIAVPGFTSSADSTSKREADYTLDDSFWNEESPVGEVERLLREYRQNQELVRNIGAHYYQIIYPVQLRHHEKMGISTREVGAKNPPRNGHGDNSYQNQRGRSRTGKHYHRTSILLKAFNHKFRLDLELNTQLLAPNLMQKHFLPSGAEQVSKQEIEHCFYHGTVKDYPGASAAFHTCDGVSGVIHLGNETFVMHPFYGGDMSQKHPHVIFEARTKANKGCANLVTNRQPKNRRQKHILGLSEDTFTRYKRDVREATKYIETAMIIDKAMFDKRNGSTRMQVVYDAIQVANIADLYFRTLNTRVSVVYIETWQGSNQAPINKSSEINKALQNFSDYTKRKLFSVEKDTTQLLTGETFHGESGIAVPGTVCSATSVGISVDLNSYEPHLVAGTMAHMIGHNIGMGHDNGREQCICRDWHGCIMAQSIVGLENVQPYKFSGCSKSDYEDALRLGHGICLLNKPNELASSVTGTCGNKKIDDGEDCDCGTIENCHEKDPCCDPITCKLTTEAECAGGPCCDNCKLRARGVVCRESTNECDLSEVCSGESGQCPIDVYKKNGSPCGNNSGYCFDGVCPALNLQCEQVWGYGGIAADKQCFEQFNSKGAINGHCGTDSSGHLVKCEAENIHCGSLQCQSGNKQPVISGMDQLYSRTIISIKGQDYECKSTTGTVEGSEMPDMGLVRDGTTCGDNLICVNQTCTSRFPHEHTGKCPTNRDDNECSGKGICTNRNKCHCNNGWAGPDCSILQELTTAGPTTSSTAMSGKSGLESKMAKKETPYENYHGSNTIFLVGMLMSVVGGVFIVFALMALCYRSVVVHKNFSLCLRRKSTIQKYDPPYSKKPAQKNYTGVSGNHNPEDAALDRVNKMLTFGSMPSYSRDESQRVLFRPMNNVVTGDGTRLKEHKPQTKRSGIEVEDGGIGGGGTISEVERTLKSLNGYHEDIIEALRNAASHRGLATTPSGSCSLLNEDAVRKSLAECDYVDSYSKRSGSQENMCENIRDDHSENRDDEDDDGAVPPCGTIRIRNLEDLIRQLEHHSMRNMSPSGSEDIRISESDRQYRIDSSVCSESSQGSRRCSRGRDDDSRFVYARYRQPSSGRSPYGTHQRPLGHQMHEEEGIYETADPDRGSNNRGETPDSESDAFIQAQQQLARWTNEDGVQYRPPQQSPPFPTSSTGTTIHQPHLKLLLQLRKQQELQRQKQQAGLEMEKKREEGQEEELDMEYQEERKDMEDSEQRQQQGTENHPIKHRGYYPSPPHSENGLHDMHVEKEAINAQSQQQNPPEIHHGIDVNHMPNVNNCPLDDEEDDDDNFSLDCNIKNDSQKELLNTNNTSNNENTALLPPSHFPEYKH, from the exons agGCCGACTATACTTTAGATGATTCCTTTTGGAATGAAGAAAGTCCTGTTG gcGAGGTTGAGAGATTACTACGCGAATACAGACAGAACCAAGAGCTAGTACGAAATATCGGGGCCCATTACTATCAGATAATATACCCGGTCCAGTTGCGGCATCACGAGAAAATGGGAATATCCACAAGAGAAGTTGGGGCCAAG AACCCGCCAAGAAACGGACACGGAGATAACAGTTATCAGAATCAAAGAGGACGATCACGC ACGGGAAAACACTATCATCGGACGTCCATTCTTCTCAAGGCCTTCAACCATAAATTTCGTCTAGACTTAGAATTAAATAC GCAACTGTTAGCTCCGAATTTGATGCAGAAGCACTTTTTGCCAAGCGGTGCCGAACAAGTATCGAAACAG GAAATCGAGCACTGTTTTTATCACGGAACGGTCAAGGATTACCCGGGAGCAAGTGCGGCTTTTCACACCTGCGACGGAGTGAGCGGTGTTATTCATTTAGGCAACGAAACATTCGTCATGCATCCCTTCTACGGCGGGGATATGTCG CAGAAACATCCACACGTCATATTTGAAGCTCGTACAAAGGCTAATAAAGGCTGCGCAAATCTGGTTACTAATCGTCAGCCAAAAAATCGTAGGCAAAAACATATCCTCGGCCTTTCCGAAGACACATTCACCCGGTACAAACGTGACGTCCGCGAGGCCACAAAGTACATCGAAACAGCCATGATAATCGACAAGGCTATG TTTGACAAGAGGAATGGCAGTACGAGAATGCAAGTTGTCTACGACGCGATACAGGTTGCGAATATTGCAGACTTG TACTTTCGCACCCTGAATACAAGAGTGTCTGTAGTCTACATAGAAACGTGGCAAGGAAGTAACCAGGCACCGATAAACAAGAGCAGCGAAATAAATAAGGCACTTCAGAACTTCAGCGATTATACAAAGAGGAAACTTTTCAGCGTTGAGAAAGACACTACGCAGTTACTGAC GGGCGAAACATTCCACGGAGAATCGGGCATCGCGGTACCGGGAACGGTATGTTCAGCAACCTCGGTGGGAATAAGCGTCGACCTGAACAGTTACGAGCCTCACCTAGTCGCCGGTACGATGGCTCACATGATAGGTCACAACATCGGAATGGGTCACGACAACGGGA gAGAGCAATGCATCTGCAGAGACTGGCACGGTTGTATAATGGCGCAGTCGATAGTAGGCCTGGAAAATGTTCAACCGTATAAATTTTCCGGATGCAGTAAATCGGACTACGAAGACGCGTTGAGACTAGGCCACGGTATTTGTTTGCTCAACAAACCAAACGAG CTGGCATCATCGGTGACGGGGACTTGTGGCAACAAGAAAATCGACGACGGAGAAGACTGCGATTGCGGTACGATTGAAAATTGTCATGAAAAAGATCCCTGCTGTGATCCGATCACCTGCAAGCTAACCACCGAAGCGGAATGCGCTGGAGGTCCGTGCTGTGACAACTGCAAG CTTCGTGCTCGGGGCGTCGTTTGCCGTGAGTCAACAAACGAGTGCGACCTCTCCGAGGTGTGTTCCGGTGAATCGGGCCAGTGTCCGATCGACGTCTACAAGAAAAACGGAAGCCCCTGCGGCAACAACAGCGGATATTGTTTCGACGGCGTTTGTCCGGCCCTTAATCTACAGTGCGAACAGGTCTGGGGATACGGCGGTATCGCTGCCGACAAACAGTGCTTCGAACAGTTCAACTCCAAGGGGGCGATAAACGGTCATTGCGGGACCGACTCGAGTGGTCATCTGGTCAAGTGCGAGGCAGA GAACATTCATTGCGGTTCGCTGCAGTGCCAATCTGGTAACAAACAGCCGGTTATTTCGGGCATGGATCAGCTTTACTCGAGAACTATAATCAGCATAAAGGGTCAAGACTACGAGTGCAA GTCGACAACAGGGACTGTTGAGGGCTCCGAAATGCCGGACATGGGTCTAGTCAGAGACGGGACAACGTGCGGCGACAATCTG ATATGCGTCAATCAGACATGCACCAGTCGCTTTCCACACGAGCACACTGGCAAATGTCCTACAAATCGTGACGATAACGAATGCTCGGGAAAAGGA ATATGCACGAACAGAAATAAATGCCACTGTAATAACGGATGGGCAGGGCCCGACTGTTCGATACTTCAGGAGCTGACAACAGCGGGGCCAACAACATCCAGCACAGCAATGTCTGGTAAATCTGGCCTAGAGAGTAAAATGGCGAAGAAAGAAACCCCCTACG AGAACTACCACGGCTCAAACACTATATTTTTAGTTGGTATGCTCATGTCGGTGGTAGGGGGTGTTTTCATAGTATTTGCTCTGATGGCTCTCTGCTACAGGTCAGTCGTAGTACATAAAAACTTCTCCCTCTGTCTCAG AAGGAAAAGCACCATACAAAAATACGATCCACCATATTCAAAAAAACCAGCACAGAAAAACTACACAGGCGTATCCGGTAACCACAACCCCGAGGACGCCGCCCTCGACAGAGTCAACAAGATGCTCACATTCGGCAGCATGCCGTCCTACAG CCGCGACGAGAGCCAGCGCGTCCTGTTCCGACCCATGAATAACGTCGTCACCGGGGACGGGACACGGCTAAA GGAGCATAAGCCACAGACGAAGAGGTCGGGAATCGAAGTGGAAGACGGAG GTATAGGGGGTGGTGGAACGATATCGGAGGTTGAAAGGACACTAAAAAGCTTAAACGGTTACCACGAGGACATAATAGAGGCCCTGCGAAATGCCGCATCGCATCGGGGCCTCGCGACAACGCCGTCGGGGAGTTGCAGCCTCCTCAACGAGGACGCTGTCAGGAAGTCGTTGGCCGAGTGCGACTACGTCGATTCTTACAGCAAGCGCTCGGGCAGCCAGGAAAATATGTGCGAAAATATACGCGACGATCATTCGGAGAATcgcgacgacgaggacgacgacggTGCCGTTCCACCTTGCGGTACAATACGCATAAGGAACCTCGAGGACCTCATCAGACAGCTGGAGCACCATTCGATGCGCAACATGAGTCCGAGCGGTTCCGAGGACATTCGGATATCCGAGAGCGATCGTCAGTACAGGATAGACTCGTCCGTATGCAGCGAATCTTCTCAAGG AAGTCGTCGGTGCAGTCGAGGACGCGACGACGATTCGAGATTCGTTTACGCCAGATATCGACAGCCGTCGTCAGGTCGCAGTCCTTACGGAACTCACCAACGTCCGCTCGGACATCAGATGCACGAAGAGGAAGGTATATACGAAACTGCGGACCCCGACAGGGGCTCGAACAACAGGGGTGAAACACCAGACAGCGAAAG TGATGCATTTATTCAAGCTCAACAACAATTAGCCCGGTGGACGAATGAGGATGGAGTTCAATATCGACCGCCGCAGCAGAGCCCACCCTTCCCAACGTCATCGACGGGAACAACGATTCATCAGCCGCACCTGAAACTGCTACTACAATTAAGAAAACAACAGGAACTACAGCGGCAGAAGCAGCAAGCCGGACTGGAgatggagaaaaagagagaggaaggTCAGGAGGAAGAATTGGATATGGAGTATCAGGAAGAGCGAAAAGATATGGAGGATTCGGAACAACGACAGCAACAGGGAACGGAAAATCATCCGATAAAACATCGCGGCTATTATCCCTCCCCGCCCCATTCAGAAAACGGCCTTCACGACATGCACGTCGAAAAGGAGGCAATAAATGCTCAATCCCAACAACAAAACCCCCCCGAAATTCATCATGGAATCGATGTAAATCACATGCCTAATGTTAACAATTGCCCACTAGACGACGAGGAAGACGACGATGATAATTTTAGTCTAGATTGTAACATAAAGAACGATTCCCAGAAAGAATTATTAAATACCAACAACACtagtaataatgaaaatactgCCCTACTGCCCCCTTCGCATTTTCCTGAGTACAAgcattga
- the LOC124298249 gene encoding disintegrin and metalloproteinase domain-containing protein 11 isoform X12 produces the protein MFWVYCGLFVLVIAVPGFTSSADSTSKREADYTLDDSFWNEESPVGEVERLLREYRQNQELVRNIGAHYYQIIYPVQLRHHEKMGISTREVGAKNPPRNGHGDNSYQNQRGRSRTGKHYHRTSILLKAFNHKFRLDLELNTQLLAPNLMQKHFLPSGAEQVSKQEIEHCFYHGTVKDYPGASAAFHTCDGVSGVIHLGNETFVMHPFYGGDMSQKHPHVIFEARTKANKGCANLVTNRQPKNRRQKHILGLSEDTFTRYKRDVREATKYIETAMIIDKAMFDKRNGSTRMQVVYDAIQVANIADLYFRTLNTRVSVVYIETWQGSNQAPINKSSEINKALQNFSDYTKRKLFSVEKDTTQLLTGETFHGESGIAVPGTVCSATSVGISVDLNSYEPHLVAGTMAHMIGHNIGMGHDNGREQCICRDWHGCIMAQSIVGLENVQPYKFSGCSKSDYEDALRLGHGICLLNKPNELASSVTGTCGNKKIDDGEDCDCGTIENCHEKDPCCDPITCKLTTEAECAGGPCCDNCKLRARGVVCRESTNECDLSEVCSGESGQCPIDVYKKNGSPCGNNSGYCFDGVCPALNLQCEQVWGYGGIAADKQCFEQFNSKGAINGHCGTDSSGHLVKCEAENIHCGSLQCQSGNKQPVISGMDQLYSRTIISIKGQDYECKSTTGTVEGSEMPDMGLVRDGTTCGDNLICVNQTCTSRFPHEHTGKCPTNRDDNECSGKGICTNRNKCHCNNGWAGPDCSILQELTTAGPTTSSTAMSGKSGLESKMAKKETPYENYHGSNTIFLVGMLMSVVGGVFIVFALMALCYRSVVVHKNFSLCLRRKSTIQKYDPPYSKKPAQKNYTGVSGNHNPEDAALDRVNKMLTFGSMPSYSRDESQRVLFRPMNNVVTGDGTRLKEHKPQTKRSGIEVEDGGTGAEEAVSFIDLPPNSLAKLPEKGILKKHGGYGIVMPDSCIKEKWADVDSHESDNQDAIMSQSENNLGGLLGIGGGGTISEVERTLKSLNGYHEDIIEALRNAASHRGLATTPSGSCSLLNEDAVRKSLAECDYVDSYSKRSGSQENMCENIRDDHSENRDDEDDDGAVPPCGTIRIRNLEDLIRQLEHHSMRNMSPSGSEDIRISESDRQYRIDSSVCSESSQGSRRCSRGRDDDSRFVYARYRQPSSGRSPYGTHQRPLGHQMHEEEGIYETADPDRGSNNRGETPDSESSTTISPVDE, from the exons agGCCGACTATACTTTAGATGATTCCTTTTGGAATGAAGAAAGTCCTGTTG gcGAGGTTGAGAGATTACTACGCGAATACAGACAGAACCAAGAGCTAGTACGAAATATCGGGGCCCATTACTATCAGATAATATACCCGGTCCAGTTGCGGCATCACGAGAAAATGGGAATATCCACAAGAGAAGTTGGGGCCAAG AACCCGCCAAGAAACGGACACGGAGATAACAGTTATCAGAATCAAAGAGGACGATCACGC ACGGGAAAACACTATCATCGGACGTCCATTCTTCTCAAGGCCTTCAACCATAAATTTCGTCTAGACTTAGAATTAAATAC GCAACTGTTAGCTCCGAATTTGATGCAGAAGCACTTTTTGCCAAGCGGTGCCGAACAAGTATCGAAACAG GAAATCGAGCACTGTTTTTATCACGGAACGGTCAAGGATTACCCGGGAGCAAGTGCGGCTTTTCACACCTGCGACGGAGTGAGCGGTGTTATTCATTTAGGCAACGAAACATTCGTCATGCATCCCTTCTACGGCGGGGATATGTCG CAGAAACATCCACACGTCATATTTGAAGCTCGTACAAAGGCTAATAAAGGCTGCGCAAATCTGGTTACTAATCGTCAGCCAAAAAATCGTAGGCAAAAACATATCCTCGGCCTTTCCGAAGACACATTCACCCGGTACAAACGTGACGTCCGCGAGGCCACAAAGTACATCGAAACAGCCATGATAATCGACAAGGCTATG TTTGACAAGAGGAATGGCAGTACGAGAATGCAAGTTGTCTACGACGCGATACAGGTTGCGAATATTGCAGACTTG TACTTTCGCACCCTGAATACAAGAGTGTCTGTAGTCTACATAGAAACGTGGCAAGGAAGTAACCAGGCACCGATAAACAAGAGCAGCGAAATAAATAAGGCACTTCAGAACTTCAGCGATTATACAAAGAGGAAACTTTTCAGCGTTGAGAAAGACACTACGCAGTTACTGAC GGGCGAAACATTCCACGGAGAATCGGGCATCGCGGTACCGGGAACGGTATGTTCAGCAACCTCGGTGGGAATAAGCGTCGACCTGAACAGTTACGAGCCTCACCTAGTCGCCGGTACGATGGCTCACATGATAGGTCACAACATCGGAATGGGTCACGACAACGGGA gAGAGCAATGCATCTGCAGAGACTGGCACGGTTGTATAATGGCGCAGTCGATAGTAGGCCTGGAAAATGTTCAACCGTATAAATTTTCCGGATGCAGTAAATCGGACTACGAAGACGCGTTGAGACTAGGCCACGGTATTTGTTTGCTCAACAAACCAAACGAG CTGGCATCATCGGTGACGGGGACTTGTGGCAACAAGAAAATCGACGACGGAGAAGACTGCGATTGCGGTACGATTGAAAATTGTCATGAAAAAGATCCCTGCTGTGATCCGATCACCTGCAAGCTAACCACCGAAGCGGAATGCGCTGGAGGTCCGTGCTGTGACAACTGCAAG CTTCGTGCTCGGGGCGTCGTTTGCCGTGAGTCAACAAACGAGTGCGACCTCTCCGAGGTGTGTTCCGGTGAATCGGGCCAGTGTCCGATCGACGTCTACAAGAAAAACGGAAGCCCCTGCGGCAACAACAGCGGATATTGTTTCGACGGCGTTTGTCCGGCCCTTAATCTACAGTGCGAACAGGTCTGGGGATACGGCGGTATCGCTGCCGACAAACAGTGCTTCGAACAGTTCAACTCCAAGGGGGCGATAAACGGTCATTGCGGGACCGACTCGAGTGGTCATCTGGTCAAGTGCGAGGCAGA GAACATTCATTGCGGTTCGCTGCAGTGCCAATCTGGTAACAAACAGCCGGTTATTTCGGGCATGGATCAGCTTTACTCGAGAACTATAATCAGCATAAAGGGTCAAGACTACGAGTGCAA GTCGACAACAGGGACTGTTGAGGGCTCCGAAATGCCGGACATGGGTCTAGTCAGAGACGGGACAACGTGCGGCGACAATCTG ATATGCGTCAATCAGACATGCACCAGTCGCTTTCCACACGAGCACACTGGCAAATGTCCTACAAATCGTGACGATAACGAATGCTCGGGAAAAGGA ATATGCACGAACAGAAATAAATGCCACTGTAATAACGGATGGGCAGGGCCCGACTGTTCGATACTTCAGGAGCTGACAACAGCGGGGCCAACAACATCCAGCACAGCAATGTCTGGTAAATCTGGCCTAGAGAGTAAAATGGCGAAGAAAGAAACCCCCTACG AGAACTACCACGGCTCAAACACTATATTTTTAGTTGGTATGCTCATGTCGGTGGTAGGGGGTGTTTTCATAGTATTTGCTCTGATGGCTCTCTGCTACAGGTCAGTCGTAGTACATAAAAACTTCTCCCTCTGTCTCAG AAGGAAAAGCACCATACAAAAATACGATCCACCATATTCAAAAAAACCAGCACAGAAAAACTACACAGGCGTATCCGGTAACCACAACCCCGAGGACGCCGCCCTCGACAGAGTCAACAAGATGCTCACATTCGGCAGCATGCCGTCCTACAG CCGCGACGAGAGCCAGCGCGTCCTGTTCCGACCCATGAATAACGTCGTCACCGGGGACGGGACACGGCTAAA GGAGCATAAGCCACAGACGAAGAGGTCGGGAATCGAAGTGGAAGACGGAGGTACGGGAGCCGAGGAGGCTGTCTCTTTCATTGATCTCCCACCAAACAGTCTCGCAAAGTTGCCTGAGAAAGGAATTTTAAAGAAACACGGTGGTTATGGTATTGTAATGCCTGATAGTTGTATAAAAGAAAAGTGGGCCGATGTCGACTCACACGAATCGGATAACCAAGACGCGATAATGTCCCAGTCGGAAAATAACTTGGGTGGCTTGTTAGGTATAGGGGGTGGTGGAACGATATCGGAGGTTGAAAGGACACTAAAAAGCTTAAACGGTTACCACGAGGACATAATAGAGGCCCTGCGAAATGCCGCATCGCATCGGGGCCTCGCGACAACGCCGTCGGGGAGTTGCAGCCTCCTCAACGAGGACGCTGTCAGGAAGTCGTTGGCCGAGTGCGACTACGTCGATTCTTACAGCAAGCGCTCGGGCAGCCAGGAAAATATGTGCGAAAATATACGCGACGATCATTCGGAGAATcgcgacgacgaggacgacgacggTGCCGTTCCACCTTGCGGTACAATACGCATAAGGAACCTCGAGGACCTCATCAGACAGCTGGAGCACCATTCGATGCGCAACATGAGTCCGAGCGGTTCCGAGGACATTCGGATATCCGAGAGCGATCGTCAGTACAGGATAGACTCGTCCGTATGCAGCGAATCTTCTCAAGG AAGTCGTCGGTGCAGTCGAGGACGCGACGACGATTCGAGATTCGTTTACGCCAGATATCGACAGCCGTCGTCAGGTCGCAGTCCTTACGGAACTCACCAACGTCCGCTCGGACATCAGATGCACGAAGAGGAAGGTATATACGAAACTGCGGACCCCGACAGGGGCTCGAACAACAGGGGTGAAACACCAGACAGCGAAAG CTCAACAACAATTAGCCCGGTGGACGAATGA